A single window of Osmia bicornis bicornis chromosome 14, iOsmBic2.1, whole genome shotgun sequence DNA harbors:
- the LOC114880487 gene encoding uncharacterized protein LOC114880487 isoform X4: MLGREGYHTLLSVLFYVINILCHRSQFLCLTIDNRLAVVTNDCYSRISIGSKLSDPDVAFQFTVTSLTECKEQCSKRGNICNAFSFGVGVKGNGTCAISNQTSVMLENLQTHTDYDVYVKKQQVSPWCDFDHLYGNFAFRSEADLTKTDADKTNDEEVVTNLSNTLSTLVSHSVSLSVSPVNRKSQFFRHRTDDSQCVCELTSTPYSRMDADDDFLIDTNYDYYEREPNCLPSTRRDDPSQSKGSSKLYERIKQNTWLNQKDIEKEDGFQELSTSINRPPFYRENYPLNGKLTISNRPTHGSIRFQEQFHYDDPSGFVPLKNTRNWNDNWKQYFQIRHSDFAVNENTFPEYRLPNYDKGSYANVRSSSFIKPRLRDQSVSGQNGFMLLNTNEYTRGRYLNHVDKQSTHEEREQPQATRKCSIRAITGSKLSRNVLRKTCVTHNLEQCEQLCINETDFPCESFAYRYKVLITNPTDNCLLSDLSYRNINFYTDLEPDRDYTSYIMIRDAKKHCYSKQSMNQYPLEECFSRIRSGFAIPTYIIKKLLFANDLGECQFACTTSQEFVCKSLVFKYLTEYPGHTDERKSSNCFLTDWSSEEINPVDMPDMDGAELYERSSSYYGCETYTLPLSMLNTILPGYNTKESSSIRKDQLCYLEHHRPCKLMPHAVISSMRTVTKPECQQRCSATRNTGGVTIPCMSFNYIIDTDNTRDNCLLSDISMQDLRPNLDYTYDDDDDDDDDDEYDGNNHMLYTWKDFDPYCSLTMNHFHAINITPAFDKYDHPHLFTTLNHSSGRTTHLFNTDIPISIHDSIIRDENEFKFEPHQYDFKHKPAFIGDESKPLHGSAHFERDFSFSHSRELSTFQRYTVNGYPCKNDTVCQQNEITGFWSCEIEQAEYGSWDYCCEPNHRCGFSRGYHYPWCYVGLNEDQWRPCSETYYPYYLSTKNPTFYRQSPIYIARHWPVIYFHELSPNKNCSVSNSNNQDLYQNHRSDYRPH; the protein is encoded by the exons CGTTGGCGTAAAAGGTAATGGCACATGTGCAATCAGCAACCAAACGTCGGTAATGCTTGAAAATCTACAAACTCATACGGACTACGACGTTTATGTGAAAAAGCAGCAAGTTTCGCCGTGGTGCGATTTTGACCATCTCTATGGAAACTTTGCGTTTCGAAGCGAAGCTGATTTAACTAAAACCGATGCTGACAAAACAAATGATGAAGAAGTTGTTACCAATCTTAGCAATACTTTATCAACATTAGTATCGCATTCAGTTTCCCTCTCCGTATCACCGGTTAACAGAAAATCGCAATTTTTCAG ACACAGAACGGACGATTCCCAATGTGTATGCGAATTAACGTCGACACCGTATTCTCGCATGGACGCTGATGACGATTTCTTAATCGATACCAACTATGATTATTACGAGAGGGAACCGAATTGTCTTCCTTCAACACGGCGAGACGATCCCTCGCAATCGAAGGGTTCTTCTAAACTTTATGAGCGGATTAAACAGAACACGTGGCTAAATCAAAAAGACATAGAGAAAGAAGATGGTTTCCAGGAACTGTCAACATCGATAAATCGGCCACCTTTCTATCGAGAAAATTATCCGTTGAATGGCAAACTTACGATTAGTAACCGGCCTACCCATGGATCCATACGATTCCAAGAACAATTTCATTACGACGATCCTTCTG GTTTTGTTCCTCTTAAAAACACTCGAAATTGGAACGATAACTGGaaacaatattttcaaattcgtCATTCCGATTTTGCGGTCAATGAGAATACGTTTCCCGAATATCGTTTACCGAATTACGACAAAGGATCTTACGCGAACGTAAGATCTTCAAGTTTTATTAAACCTCGGCTCAGAGATCAATCTGTATCCGGGCAAAATGGATTTATGCTTTTAAACACAAACGAGTATACCCGTGGAAGGTATTTGAATCATGTTGATAAGCAATCAACTCACGAAGAACGCGAGCAGCCACAAGCGACCCGAAAATGTTCGATTAGAGCTATCACAGGTTCGAAATTAAGTAGAAATGTCTTACGAAAAACTTGTGTGACACACAATTTGGAACAATGCGAACAACTGTGCATAAACGAAACAGACTTCCCTTGTGAAAGTTTTGCTTACAG GTACAAAGTGCTAATTACAAATCCGACCGATAATTGTTTACTAAGCGATCTCTCCTATCGAAATATCAACTTTTACACGGACCTTGAACCTGATCGCGATTACACCAGTTACATCATGATACGAGATGCCAAGAAGCATTGCTATTCTAAACAATCAATGAATCAATATCCTTTGGAAGAATGCTTTTCAAGAATTAGAAGCGGATTCGCTATACCCacgtatattataaaaaaattattattcgcTAATGATTTGGGAGAATGTCAGTTCGCGTGTACGACGTCCCAAGAATTTGTCTGCAAAAGTCTCGTTTTTAAATACTTGACGGAATACCCTGGGCACACTGATGAACGCAAATCATCAAATTGTTTCTTAACCGATTGGTCTTCGGAAGAAATAAATCCTGTTGATATGCCCGACATGGATGGTGCCGAATTATACGAAAGAAGCAGTTCTTATTACGGTTGCGAAACGTATACTCTACCATTATCAATGTTGAATACCATTTTGCCTGGATACAACACCAAGGAATCGTCTTCCATTCGCAAGGATCAACTCTGTTACCTCGAACATCATAGACCATGTAAATTAATGCCTCATGCAGTAATATCTTCGATGCGGACTGTTACGAAACCAGAGTGCCAACAAAGATGTTCAGCAACGAGAAACACCGGCGGCGTAACAATACCTTGCATGTCTTTCAACTATAT aatCGATACCGACAACACCAGAGATAATTGCTTATTAAGCGATATATCGATGCAAGATCTAAGACCAAATTTGGATTACACttacgacgacgacgacgacgacgacgatgacgacgagTACGATGGCAATAATCATATGCTATACACGTGGAAAGATTTTGACCCATACTGCAGTTTGACAATGAATCATTTTCACGCGATAAATATTACACCAGCTTTTGATAAATACGATCATCCACATTTGTTCACAACATTAAATCATTCAAGTGGCCGTACAACACACCTGTTTAACACCGATATTCCGATTTCGATTCACGATTCTATTATTCGAGATGAAAATGAATTCAAATTCGAGCCTCATCAATATGATTTCAAACATAAGCCGGCATTTATTGGAGATGAGAGCAAACCTTTGCACGGATCTGCCCATTTTGAAcgtgatttttctttctctcatt CGAGAGAACTTTCCACTTTTCAACGGTACACGGTAAATGGTTATCCTTGCAAAAACGACACAGTTTGTCAACAAAATGAAATCACTGGATTTTGGTCTTGCGAAATCGAACAAGCTGAATACGGTAGCTGGGATTATTGTTGCGAGCCTAACCATCGATGCGGATTTTCACGAGGATATCATTATCCCTG GTGTTACGTGGGTTTAAATGAAGATCAATGGAGACCTTGTAGTGAAACATATTATCCATATTATTTATCTACAAAAAATCCTACATTTTATCGTCAATCGCCAATATACATTGCTCGTCACTGGCCAGTGATTTATTTTCACGAATTATCAcctaataaaaattgttctgtCAGCAATTCAAATAATCAAGATTTATATCAGAATCATCGATCTGATTATCGTCCACATTAG
- the LOC114880487 gene encoding uncharacterized protein LOC114880487 isoform X5, giving the protein MFIKLWLWTVVLTLIFLHKIENSMIMKKTNNNDFTLSICHRKVQAGRKMIKEIIERLVNCENLEDCCRVCDYEKSFVCKGFNHRHRTDDSQCVCELTSTPYSRMDADDDFLIDTNYDYYEREPNCLPSTRRDDPSQSKGSSKLYERIKQNTWLNQKDIEKEDGFQELSTSINRPPFYRENYPLNGKLTISNRPTHGSIRFQEQFHYDDPSGFVPLKNTRNWNDNWKQYFQIRHSDFAVNENTFPEYRLPNYDKGSYANVRSSSFIKPRLRDQSVSGQNGFMLLNTNEYTRGRYLNHVDKQSTHEEREQPQATRKCSIRAITGSKLSRNVLRKTCVTHNLEQCEQLCINETDFPCESFAYRYKVLITNPTDNCLLSDLSYRNINFYTDLEPDRDYTSYIMIRDAKKHCYSKQSMNQYPLEECFSRIRSGFAIPTYIIKKLLFANDLGECQFACTTSQEFVCKSLVFKYLTEYPGHTDERKSSNCFLTDWSSEEINPVDMPDMDGAELYERSSSYYGCETYTLPLSMLNTILPGYNTKESSSIRKDQLCYLEHHRPCKLMPHAVISSMRTVTKPECQQRCSATRNTGGVTIPCMSFNYIIDTDNTRDNCLLSDISMQDLRPNLDYTYDDDDDDDDDDEYDGNNHMLYTWKDFDPYCSLTMNHFHAINITPAFDKYDHPHLFTTLNHSSGRTTHLFNTDIPISIHDSIIRDENEFKFEPHQYDFKHKPAFIGDESKPLHGSAHFERDFSFSHSRELSTFQRYTVNGYPCKNDTVCQQNEITGFWSCEIEQAEYGSWDYCCEPNHRCGFSRGYHYPWCYVGLNEDQWRPCSETYYPYYLSTKNPTFYRQSPIYIARHWPVIYFHELSPNKNCSVSNSNNQDLYQNHRSDYRPH; this is encoded by the exons ATGTTCATAAAGTTGTGGTTATGGACTGTTGTATTAACGTTGATCTTCCTtcataaaattgaaaactcaATGATAATGAAGAAAACTAATAATAATGATTTCACAC TTAGCATTTGTCATCGGAAAGTACAAGCTGgcagaaaaatgataaaagagATAATTGAACGCCTCGTAAATTGCGAGAACCTAGAAGATTGTTGTCGGGTTTGCGATTACGAAAAGTCTTTCGTTTGCAAAGGTTTTAATCACAG ACACAGAACGGACGATTCCCAATGTGTATGCGAATTAACGTCGACACCGTATTCTCGCATGGACGCTGATGACGATTTCTTAATCGATACCAACTATGATTATTACGAGAGGGAACCGAATTGTCTTCCTTCAACACGGCGAGACGATCCCTCGCAATCGAAGGGTTCTTCTAAACTTTATGAGCGGATTAAACAGAACACGTGGCTAAATCAAAAAGACATAGAGAAAGAAGATGGTTTCCAGGAACTGTCAACATCGATAAATCGGCCACCTTTCTATCGAGAAAATTATCCGTTGAATGGCAAACTTACGATTAGTAACCGGCCTACCCATGGATCCATACGATTCCAAGAACAATTTCATTACGACGATCCTTCTG GTTTTGTTCCTCTTAAAAACACTCGAAATTGGAACGATAACTGGaaacaatattttcaaattcgtCATTCCGATTTTGCGGTCAATGAGAATACGTTTCCCGAATATCGTTTACCGAATTACGACAAAGGATCTTACGCGAACGTAAGATCTTCAAGTTTTATTAAACCTCGGCTCAGAGATCAATCTGTATCCGGGCAAAATGGATTTATGCTTTTAAACACAAACGAGTATACCCGTGGAAGGTATTTGAATCATGTTGATAAGCAATCAACTCACGAAGAACGCGAGCAGCCACAAGCGACCCGAAAATGTTCGATTAGAGCTATCACAGGTTCGAAATTAAGTAGAAATGTCTTACGAAAAACTTGTGTGACACACAATTTGGAACAATGCGAACAACTGTGCATAAACGAAACAGACTTCCCTTGTGAAAGTTTTGCTTACAG GTACAAAGTGCTAATTACAAATCCGACCGATAATTGTTTACTAAGCGATCTCTCCTATCGAAATATCAACTTTTACACGGACCTTGAACCTGATCGCGATTACACCAGTTACATCATGATACGAGATGCCAAGAAGCATTGCTATTCTAAACAATCAATGAATCAATATCCTTTGGAAGAATGCTTTTCAAGAATTAGAAGCGGATTCGCTATACCCacgtatattataaaaaaattattattcgcTAATGATTTGGGAGAATGTCAGTTCGCGTGTACGACGTCCCAAGAATTTGTCTGCAAAAGTCTCGTTTTTAAATACTTGACGGAATACCCTGGGCACACTGATGAACGCAAATCATCAAATTGTTTCTTAACCGATTGGTCTTCGGAAGAAATAAATCCTGTTGATATGCCCGACATGGATGGTGCCGAATTATACGAAAGAAGCAGTTCTTATTACGGTTGCGAAACGTATACTCTACCATTATCAATGTTGAATACCATTTTGCCTGGATACAACACCAAGGAATCGTCTTCCATTCGCAAGGATCAACTCTGTTACCTCGAACATCATAGACCATGTAAATTAATGCCTCATGCAGTAATATCTTCGATGCGGACTGTTACGAAACCAGAGTGCCAACAAAGATGTTCAGCAACGAGAAACACCGGCGGCGTAACAATACCTTGCATGTCTTTCAACTATAT aatCGATACCGACAACACCAGAGATAATTGCTTATTAAGCGATATATCGATGCAAGATCTAAGACCAAATTTGGATTACACttacgacgacgacgacgacgacgacgatgacgacgagTACGATGGCAATAATCATATGCTATACACGTGGAAAGATTTTGACCCATACTGCAGTTTGACAATGAATCATTTTCACGCGATAAATATTACACCAGCTTTTGATAAATACGATCATCCACATTTGTTCACAACATTAAATCATTCAAGTGGCCGTACAACACACCTGTTTAACACCGATATTCCGATTTCGATTCACGATTCTATTATTCGAGATGAAAATGAATTCAAATTCGAGCCTCATCAATATGATTTCAAACATAAGCCGGCATTTATTGGAGATGAGAGCAAACCTTTGCACGGATCTGCCCATTTTGAAcgtgatttttctttctctcatt CGAGAGAACTTTCCACTTTTCAACGGTACACGGTAAATGGTTATCCTTGCAAAAACGACACAGTTTGTCAACAAAATGAAATCACTGGATTTTGGTCTTGCGAAATCGAACAAGCTGAATACGGTAGCTGGGATTATTGTTGCGAGCCTAACCATCGATGCGGATTTTCACGAGGATATCATTATCCCTG GTGTTACGTGGGTTTAAATGAAGATCAATGGAGACCTTGTAGTGAAACATATTATCCATATTATTTATCTACAAAAAATCCTACATTTTATCGTCAATCGCCAATATACATTGCTCGTCACTGGCCAGTGATTTATTTTCACGAATTATCAcctaataaaaattgttctgtCAGCAATTCAAATAATCAAGATTTATATCAGAATCATCGATCTGATTATCGTCCACATTAG